The DNA segment TGGGCACCGATGGTCGGCCCGAACTCTAGCAGCCTCCGCGCAATGCAAGGCGCCTCCGATCCCCCCGAATCGCCGGGTTCTACCCGCGGGCGTTCGACACACCGCGCAGGAGATTCTGTGCAACAGTCTGTGGCGCCGATCGGGGCGGGATGGGGTCGCGCGCCGATCTCGGCTCGCTCATGGAGCGTGGCAGCCACGCCGGTGGGACGTTCTAGACCACGCGCGCCCGAACGCGTGGATTCTCCGTGGTCGTGCGTACCCGGGGCGAGGCAACAGGTTCCGGAACGCGCCCGTCGTCGGGCCGGGACGAGCGCGAGACCAGGGGCGGTTGGGGTACGCAGCTCGGTGAGCGAAATCGACGAAGAAACGCTGGAATCCCGCCTCGGTGCCGGTCTCGGCGCGTGGGTGCGGGCGAGCGCCCGCAGTCGGGGCCGAGTGGCAGCGCTCGCCGCGCTCCTCTTCGCGACTTCCCTCGTCTACACCGCGACGGAGCTCGGGATCCGCTCGGAGACCGAAGCGCTCTTTCCGGAGGACCTGCCCTTCCGAGTGCGGGACGCGCGTTTCCTCGAGACCTTCCCGATGCTCCACGAGAACATCGTGCTGGTCGTCGAAGGCCCGACCGCCGAGGGCACCCGCGATGCGACCCAGCGACTCGCGGCCCGTCTGGCCTCCCAGCCCGAGCTCTTTCCGCGGGTCGCCCTTCCCGCCCATCCCTTCTTCGAGCGCAACGGCCTCCTCTATCTCGAGGTCGAAGAGCTCGTCACGCTCGCGGATCGGCTCGCGCAGCTGCAGCCGCTTCTCGCGGGGCTCGTCGCGGACGAGAGCCTGCGTGGCTTGATGGACCAGACGCGCGGCGCCGTCGAAGCGCTCCATCGCGAGCGCATCGAGGAATTCGACCTCGCCCCGATCCTCGCTCGCCTTGAGGAGACCGTGCGCACGTCGTTCGCGCCGGGCGGGGACGCTCGGGGTCGTCTCGATTGGTCGGCGATCATCGATTGGGGTCAGAGCGACGGCGATCCGCGGCGGCGGGTCCTGCAGGTCCAGCCGGCCCTCGACTACGGATCCATGGCGGCGGCGCGGCAGGCGATCCTCCGGCTCCGCGACCTGGTTCACGAGCTCGGTTTCGCGACCGTCGACGATCCCGAGCCCCGCGACTACCGGGTCCGCATGACCGGCGACATCGTCCTCAACTTCGACGAGATGGCGCTGCTCCGGACCCAGGTCGCGGGCGCGGGCGTGGGCTCCTTCGTCGTCGTGGCGATCCTGCTCTTCGTCGCGCTCCGTTCCGGTCGGCTCGTTCTCGCGACGGTCATGTCGCTGCTCTTCGGGCTCGTGGTGACCGCCGGCTTCGCGACCCTCGCGATCGGCCACCTGAACATGATCTCGGTGGCTTTCGCGGTGCTCTTCATCGGCCTCGGCGTCGACTTCGGGATCCATCTCTGCATGCGCTTCCAGGAGCTCCGAGAGCAGGGCGACGACGCCGAAGCGGCGCTCCAGGCAAGCGCGCGGGGCGTGGGCAGCAGCTTGATGGTCTGCGCGGCGACGACCTCGGTCGGCTTCTTCGCGTTCGTGCCGACCGACTTCATCGGCGTCGCCGAGCTCGGGGTGATCGCGGGCGTGGGGATGTTGATCGGCGTGGCCTCGAGCTTCACGATCATCCCCGCGATCCTCGCCGGCGCGCCGAAGATCGCGCCCGGCGAACGGCGTCTGCCGACGCTGCACCTGCCGACCTGGCCGGTCCGACATGCCCCGGCCGTCGTGGTGGGTTGCGCGCTTCTGTTCGTCGCCGGCGGCTCGCTCCTTCCGGAGCTCTACTTCGATCAGAATCCGCTCAACGTTCGCGATCCCGCGGCGGAGAGCGTTCAGGTCTATCAGGATCTGCTCGCAGACAGCGACCGTTCGCCCTGGCCCCTCGAGGTCCTGGCCAACACCGCCGAAGAGGCCGACGCGATCGCCCTTCGCTTCGAAGCGCTTCCCGAGGTCGACCGCGCTCGGACGCTCTCGGATTTCGTGCCGGAAGAGCAGGCCGCGAAGCTCGAGGCGATCGACGAGATGGCCTACTTCGTCGACTGGGGCGCGATCCGTCGGGTCGAGACGCCACCCACGACGGAAGATTCGATCGCGAGTCTCGAAGCGCTGCGAGACGCGCTCGCGGAGGCGCGAGCGAGCGGGCTGGCGCCGGAGACGGCGCGCGCTGCGGCGAGTCTCGAGTCGGCGCTCACGGCCCTGCTCGAACGCCTGGCGGCGCAGGGTCCCGAGGCGCGAACGGCACGGATCGACGCGCTCGAGGATCGGTTGTTGGGCGGGCTCCAGGGGATGCTCGCGCGACTCGAGCGTGCGATGAACGCCGAGCGCATCCGACTCGAAGACGTTCCGCAGACCGTCCGGGAAGAGCGGGTCAGCGCGAGCGGACTCCATCGCGTGGAGATCGTGCCGGCGGAAGACCTGACGGTCCCGGGCGCGCTCGATCGGTTCGTCGCAGCGGGACAGTCGGTGACCGAGGATCTCGCGGGTCCGGCG comes from the bacterium genome and includes:
- a CDS encoding MMPL family transporter; this translates as MSEIDEETLESRLGAGLGAWVRASARSRGRVAALAALLFATSLVYTATELGIRSETEALFPEDLPFRVRDARFLETFPMLHENIVLVVEGPTAEGTRDATQRLAARLASQPELFPRVALPAHPFFERNGLLYLEVEELVTLADRLAQLQPLLAGLVADESLRGLMDQTRGAVEALHRERIEEFDLAPILARLEETVRTSFAPGGDARGRLDWSAIIDWGQSDGDPRRRVLQVQPALDYGSMAAARQAILRLRDLVHELGFATVDDPEPRDYRVRMTGDIVLNFDEMALLRTQVAGAGVGSFVVVAILLFVALRSGRLVLATVMSLLFGLVVTAGFATLAIGHLNMISVAFAVLFIGLGVDFGIHLCMRFQELREQGDDAEAALQASARGVGSSLMVCAATTSVGFFAFVPTDFIGVAELGVIAGVGMLIGVASSFTIIPAILAGAPKIAPGERRLPTLHLPTWPVRHAPAVVVGCALLFVAGGSLLPELYFDQNPLNVRDPAAESVQVYQDLLADSDRSPWPLEVLANTAEEADAIALRFEALPEVDRARTLSDFVPEEQAAKLEAIDEMAYFVDWGAIRRVETPPTTEDSIASLEALRDALAEARASGLAPETARAAASLESALTALLERLAAQGPEARTARIDALEDRLLGGLQGMLARLERAMNAERIRLEDVPQTVREERVSASGLHRVEIVPAEDLTVPGALDRFVAAGQSVTEDLAGPAIRIQASARAVTGALIQALASAVVVILVFLSVLWRHPGDVSLVMLPLLFAGVSTGASMVLLDIPFNFADVIVLPLLLGIGVDSGIHMVHRARIREDADASLLSTSTARAVVFSATTTIASFGTLALVPHRGMANLGQLLVVGVGWTVLANLVLLPALLELRERRARA